In one Haloplanus salinus genomic region, the following are encoded:
- a CDS encoding SCO family protein, giving the protein MDRRTYLGTLSAAALGGTAGCLGIGGNPNTTLGEPDRPEGVTSEALAYPAWGERLPDVTLPDPLTGERVALREVDRPIFVSFFYANCMSICPRLVSALREVQIHSLENDYADEVGFHPITFDPQRDTAESLREYAGRMNVDLSAGNWQFLRPDGRERARTVLEKEFGFVFKRDEPNDGGKYMFTHIGLVLLVNADGYVERAYRDREGTERRYIEDLRTVRTGGGLL; this is encoded by the coding sequence ATGGACCGACGGACGTATCTCGGGACGCTGAGCGCGGCGGCGCTCGGCGGGACCGCCGGCTGTCTCGGCATCGGCGGCAACCCGAACACGACGCTCGGCGAACCGGACCGACCCGAGGGGGTGACGAGCGAGGCGCTCGCCTACCCGGCGTGGGGCGAGCGGCTGCCCGACGTGACCCTCCCCGACCCGCTGACCGGCGAGCGCGTCGCCCTGCGGGAGGTGGATCGACCGATCTTCGTGAGCTTCTTTTATGCCAACTGTATGAGCATCTGTCCGCGTCTCGTCTCCGCGCTCCGCGAGGTGCAGATTCACAGCTTGGAGAACGACTACGCCGACGAGGTCGGATTCCACCCCATCACCTTCGACCCGCAACGCGACACCGCGGAGAGCCTCCGGGAGTACGCGGGCCGGATGAACGTCGACCTGTCGGCGGGCAACTGGCAGTTCCTGCGGCCCGACGGTCGGGAGCGGGCGAGGACCGTCCTCGAGAAGGAGTTCGGGTTCGTGTTCAAGCGCGACGAGCCGAACGACGGCGGGAAGTACATGTTCACCCACATCGGCCTCGTCCTCCTCGTGAACGCCGACGGGTACGTCGAACGGGCGTATCGGGACCGGGAGGGGACGGAGCGCCGGTACATCGAGG